The Polyangium aurulentum genomic interval GAGCGGCGGGTGCGGGCTCGGATTGTAGAGCTTCGACAGGATGAGCGGGCCGTGCCAGAGCCCCCAGACGAGGCCGCTCACGAGCACCGGCTGCGGCACGCGCGCGTCGATGAGGCGCGTGAGCATATAACCTCGCCAGCCGATCTCCTCGCCGAGCGCGAATATCCCCATCACCAGCGGCCCGAGCGTCACCGCAATCAGGGCGTTCACGAGCAGGCGCTCGCCCGGCGTCGTCCCCGGGACTTCAAAGCCGAGCGGGTGCATCGAGGCGGGCTCGAAGTGGCCCATGCCGAAGGCCCAGGCGATCCCGTACGCGGGCGCGGCGACTGCGATTGGATAGATACAGCCGAGCAAGATCGCCCGCGCCGCCCGGCGGTCGAGCCGGAACGAGACATCGGCAATCCCCTCGCGCATGACGATGCGCGCGACGATCGACGCGAAGCAGGGCGTCCATAGCAACGGTACGAACCGCTCCGGCGTGAGCGCCCCGTGCCTGACGATGTTCATCTCGAGGAGCACGGAAACCGGGACGAGGACCGCGAAGAAGATCGCCAGCCCCCGGCGCGCGCGCTGCACGGGATCCATCGTCTCGAGCACCTTTGCGACGAGCTTACCCGGGCTCGAGCCCGTTGGGTAGACATTCCAAACCCGCTGCGTGTGAAATTGCTCGCTCGTCCGGTCGCCAGCCCGAGCGTCGGGGCGCCGACATCGCGTCGCCAAAGGCCGGACGTTTGTCCTTCACGATTCTCATGGCGGCGGCGGGCCGAATCCGTATTGAACGAGCAGCCGCTGCCCCTCGGGCGACGTCACGAAATCGAGCAGCGTCGCTGCACGAGCGCGCCCGCGGCCGCTCTTGACCATACCCCCGACCACCTCCGGCCGCGGCGCCCATTCTCCCCGGGCCACGTCGAGCACCTCGATGCCCTTCGCCCCTTCGGCTTCCGTCCGGTACACGATGCCGACGGGCGCCTCGCCGCGCTCCACGTAGGCGAGGACCGCCGCCACGTTGCCGCCGAGCACCATGCGGCCCTCGAGCTTGGTCCACAGCCCGAGCTTGCCGAGCGCCTCGCGCGCGTAGCCGCCCGCAGGGACCGCTCCGGGATCGCCGATGGCCAGGCGCTCGCCTGCGGGCAGCACGTCGAGGGTCGCGAACGTCAGCCGCGGGCCGCCCGCGCGACCGACGAGGACGAGCTCGTTCGTGGCCACCACGCGCCGGGAGGCGGCATCGACGTGGCCGCCGCGGATCAGCCGATCGACCGGATCGGCCGCGGCGAGCAGGACGAGGTCGATCCCCGCGCCGCCCTCGACCTGCTTGCAGATCTCGCCCGACGCCCCGTACGTCACGACCACCCGCGCGCCCGGGTGCGCGGTCGAGAAGGCGTCCGCGAGGGCGGGCACGACCTTGCGCAGGCTCGTGGCTGCGGCGACGACGACCTCCCCGTCGGCGGCGTCGGTCCGCGCCTTCGAGCAGGCGGCGAGCCCGAGGCCCGCGAGCGCGTGGAGGAGGCTCCTGCGGTGCACGGTGCAGGTCAGCGAAGCAGCCCGATCTGGAACGAGG includes:
- the modA gene encoding molybdate ABC transporter substrate-binding protein, with the protein product MHRRSLLHALAGLGLAACSKARTDAADGEVVVAAATSLRKVVPALADAFSTAHPGARVVVTYGASGEICKQVEGGAGIDLVLLAAADPVDRLIRGGHVDAASRRVVATNELVLVGRAGGPRLTFATLDVLPAGERLAIGDPGAVPAGGYAREALGKLGLWTKLEGRMVLGGNVAAVLAYVERGEAPVGIVYRTEAEGAKGIEVLDVARGEWAPRPEVVGGMVKSGRGRARAATLLDFVTSPEGQRLLVQYGFGPPPP
- a CDS encoding type II CAAX endopeptidase family protein → MDPVQRARRGLAIFFAVLVPVSVLLEMNIVRHGALTPERFVPLLWTPCFASIVARIVMREGIADVSFRLDRRAARAILLGCIYPIAVAAPAYGIAWAFGMGHFEPASMHPLGFEVPGTTPGERLLVNALIAVTLGPLVMGIFALGEEIGWRGYMLTRLIDARVPQPVLVSGLVWGLWHGPLILSKLYNPSPHPPLALLLFVVTVTGSSFMAARLRLDTGSVWPPVIMHAAWNAILVSFFDASTHGATAPLWTGEGGVLVALSTAVITAVLLKFRRSSSQAPRAEAPALGTVRL